A genomic segment from Cutaneotrichosporon cavernicola HIS019 DNA, chromosome: 7b encodes:
- a CDS encoding uncharacterized protein (Sugar (and other) transporter) yields MAVCFCLEAGLVYKVDTTHSKAAGGAATAFLFVYLGLFTIGFQAVVWVYPSEILPLRLRQKGSSISTACNWITNYAVVQITPIALKKIHYKFYIVFAVINAAFLPPIYFFYPETKGMNFEDVDRLFAGNNVRAFEHDAESKHTDTQVQEA; encoded by the exons ATGGCTGTATGCTTCTGCCTCGAAGCAGGCCTCGTGTACAAGGTCGACACGACCCACAGCAAGGCAGCGGGAGGGGCGGCAACTGCGTTTCTCTTTGTGTATCTCGGTCTCTTTACT attGGCTTCCAGGCAGTTGTCTGGGTCTACCCCTCCGAAATCCTTCCGCTTCGTCTCCGCCAGAAGGGTTCGTCAATTTCTACGGCCTGCAACTGGATCACCAACTATGCGGTTGTCCAAATTACGCCCATTGCTCTGAAGAAGATTCACTACAAATTCTACATT GTCTTCGCAGTCATCAacgccgccttcctccctcccattTACTTCTTCTACCCCGAGACCAAGGGTATGAATTTCGAGGATGTCGACCGGCTGTTCGCGGGCAACAACGTCCGGGCATTCGAGCACGATGCTGAATCCAAGCACACCGACACACAGGTGCAAGAGGCGTAA